The following proteins are co-located in the Fusobacteria bacterium ZRK30 genome:
- a CDS encoding sigma 54-interacting transcriptional regulator, producing the protein MNDKNELKYSVFKNLVDNLYDEVIVWDENYKIVYVNKASYRHYGVSPEELIGKSFFELTKKEYWYPSVLPDVYKNPRIVSIIQKTHLGAKIKTTAVPIFSTKGKLEYVAMNVKDVVSEETSTVKDTVELENKNFITMSKEMSDLLILTEKIAKIDSTVLIQGESGTGKTFLAKHLHKKSRRNKNPFIFINCASINGNLLESELFGYVKGAFTGAMGSGKKGFIQMADKGILFLDEIGEMPLELQAKLLHVIQDREFIPVGGTKPVKIDIKIVAATNRNLKEMVNIGKFRRDLYYRLNIFELLIPPLRKRERDITPLANYFLNKNNEKYGRNCYLDEKTLKIMLGYSWPGNVRELSHIIERLVVTSENTKIKPDILPSEFFTLQDEGENDFERTDINLDEIMREYEEKIIKKYYELYPSSRKLAKELKISQSKANRLIKKYVKPQMTHES; encoded by the coding sequence ATGAATGATAAAAATGAACTGAAATATTCAGTATTTAAAAATTTAGTAGATAATCTCTACGATGAAGTGATCGTATGGGATGAGAACTATAAGATAGTCTATGTGAATAAGGCCAGCTATCGACACTATGGAGTATCACCGGAAGAGCTTATAGGAAAATCATTTTTTGAATTGACGAAAAAAGAATATTGGTACCCCTCTGTTCTTCCTGATGTATATAAAAATCCAAGGATTGTAAGTATAATTCAAAAAACTCATTTGGGAGCAAAAATAAAAACCACGGCAGTACCTATTTTTTCAACTAAGGGAAAATTAGAATATGTGGCTATGAATGTAAAGGATGTCGTTTCAGAAGAAACTTCTACGGTCAAAGATACTGTGGAATTAGAAAATAAAAATTTTATTACCATGAGTAAGGAGATGAGTGATCTCTTAATCTTAACTGAAAAAATAGCAAAGATAGATTCAACAGTTTTGATTCAGGGAGAATCAGGGACAGGAAAAACATTTTTAGCCAAACATCTACATAAAAAGAGCAGGAGAAATAAAAATCCATTTATTTTTATAAATTGTGCTTCTATCAATGGGAATCTTTTGGAATCGGAGTTGTTTGGGTATGTAAAAGGAGCTTTTACAGGAGCTATGGGAAGTGGAAAGAAGGGATTTATCCAGATGGCAGATAAGGGGATTTTATTTTTAGATGAGATAGGTGAGATGCCCCTTGAATTGCAGGCTAAACTTCTCCATGTGATTCAGGACAGGGAGTTTATCCCGGTAGGAGGAACTAAACCTGTTAAGATAGATATTAAAATAGTGGCTGCGACCAATAGAAATCTAAAAGAGATGGTAAATATCGGAAAATTCAGGAGAGATCTTTATTATAGGCTGAATATTTTTGAACTTCTCATCCCACCTCTAAGAAAAAGAGAAAGAGATATAACCCCCTTGGCTAATTATTTTTTGAATAAAAATAATGAAAAATATGGAAGGAATTGTTATTTAGATGAAAAAACACTGAAAATAATGCTGGGGTATTCCTGGCCGGGAAATGTCAGGGAGCTCTCCCATATAATTGAACGATTGGTAGTGACATCTGAAAATACTAAGATAAAGCCTGATATTTTACCTAGTGAATTCTTCACACTTCAAGATGAAGGGGAAAATGATTTTGAAAGGACAGATATAAATTTAGATGAAATAATGAGAGAATATGAAGAAAAAATAATAAAAAAATACTATGAATTGTATCCCAGCTCTAGAAAATTAGCCAAAGAGTTAAAAATAAGCCAGAGTAAGGCAAATAGGTTAATAAAAAAATATGTTAAACCACAAATGACTCACGAGTCATAA
- a CDS encoding BCCT family transporter — protein sequence MSKKTGVNVGELKTEKKIEGARIDKVLISISIFFVILLVGLLYTNPETSQKIANIIFGKMTNWFGSFTLIFTFSGFVLLIGVALSKYGNIKLGDHKPEHTTFKWVAMMISCGLGSATIYWAFIEWAYYIGTPGLGIEANSIRAFEMALPYNMFHWGFSAWTLYALVGLPMCYHFYVRKNEGLSLSSIISKITGIKKDGVLATIINVMFIFICFGGLSITLGVSVPLVSQVLCAVIGITPTFGMNVALILLISIVYSLSSYIGIEKGMARISDWNGKLAIFFLLAIVVLGPSLFIMNNITNSLGLMLQNFVGMSLFTDSIGQTGFPQLWTIFYWLYWITYAPFTGIFIAKVSKGRTIRSVIINTLVIGSIGCFSFFGVIGSLSIDRQLRGLVDMTGLLGAGKDTFAIIEVMKTLPLGSIFMMMFSIIAVLFLATTLDGAAFTMASTATPGLKSNENPHPIHRLFWCVLLALVPLVMIFIGANLNTIKTAAIITGVPIIFLMIIMVYGWIKWMVKDYQVHTKKENNYILIDNEKENNYK from the coding sequence ATGAGTAAAAAAACAGGTGTAAATGTAGGAGAATTAAAAACAGAAAAAAAAATAGAAGGAGCCAGAATTGATAAAGTATTAATCTCGATTAGTATATTTTTCGTTATTCTGCTAGTCGGGTTATTGTATACCAATCCTGAAACTTCTCAGAAAATTGCAAATATTATATTTGGTAAAATGACAAATTGGTTTGGGTCATTTACATTAATATTTACTTTTTCAGGTTTTGTACTATTAATAGGAGTAGCATTATCCAAATACGGGAACATTAAATTAGGTGACCATAAACCTGAACATACGACCTTTAAATGGGTTGCAATGATGATTAGTTGTGGGCTGGGGTCAGCTACTATTTATTGGGCATTTATAGAATGGGCTTATTATATAGGAACTCCTGGATTAGGAATAGAAGCTAACTCAATAAGAGCATTTGAAATGGCACTGCCTTACAATATGTTCCACTGGGGATTCAGTGCTTGGACATTATATGCTTTAGTTGGATTACCAATGTGTTATCATTTTTATGTTAGAAAAAACGAAGGTCTTAGCCTTAGTTCTATAATCAGTAAAATTACCGGAATTAAAAAAGATGGTGTTCTTGCTACGATCATTAATGTTATGTTTATTTTCATCTGTTTTGGTGGATTAAGTATTACTTTAGGAGTATCAGTACCTTTAGTTTCACAAGTATTATGTGCTGTAATTGGAATCACACCTACTTTCGGAATGAATGTTGCATTAATTTTATTAATTTCCATAGTTTATTCCCTCAGTTCATATATTGGTATCGAAAAAGGAATGGCCAGAATATCAGATTGGAATGGTAAATTAGCGATTTTCTTCCTATTAGCAATTGTAGTTTTAGGTCCTAGTTTATTTATCATGAATAATATTACTAATTCACTTGGATTAATGTTACAAAATTTCGTTGGTATGAGTTTATTTACAGATTCAATAGGGCAAACTGGATTTCCTCAATTATGGACAATATTTTACTGGTTATACTGGATAACTTATGCTCCATTTACAGGGATATTTATCGCAAAAGTTTCAAAAGGAAGAACTATCAGGTCAGTGATTATAAATACTTTAGTTATTGGAAGTATTGGTTGTTTTTCTTTCTTTGGAGTTATTGGAAGTTTATCTATAGACAGACAATTGAGAGGCTTAGTTGACATGACTGGCTTATTAGGTGCAGGTAAAGATACATTCGCCATAATCGAAGTTATGAAAACTTTACCTTTAGGTAGTATATTCATGATGATGTTCTCAATTATAGCTGTATTATTTTTGGCAACAACTTTAGACGGAGCAGCATTTACAATGGCATCTACAGCTACACCTGGATTAAAATCAAATGAAAACCCACATCCAATTCATAGATTGTTCTGGTGTGTATTATTAGCTTTAGTTCCTTTAGTAATGATATTTATAGGAGCAAATTTAAATACAATCAAAACAGCAGCAATTATTACAGGAGTGCCCATAATATTCCTTATGATAATAATGGTTTATGGATGGATAAAATGGATGGTAAAAGATTATCAAGTTCATACAAAAAAAGAAAATAATTATATTTTAATTGATAATGAAAAAGAAAATAATTATAAATAA
- a CDS encoding mandelate racemase/muconate lactonizing enzyme family protein produces MKIIDIEVIILRVPEIGKTCTWGDDAVIVKVHTDCGITGIGESDSSPLVIKSIIETPNSNLYCYGLKELLIGENPLEIEKLWNKMYWASNYMGRRGAGIHAISAIDIALWDIAGKYYGVPVHTLLGGKYRDEIMAYGTFIPYSDLEKNKEEARRLVDKGFKSLKFGGGVFGEDPDTDYNIVKAVRDEIGGDIELQIDLATKWRTSGHAIYMANRLKEFNLNWIEEPILADDSNGYAKFSSCVEAKLAGGEALTTVHEFREFLDKYDADIVQPDITRCGGITEIKKIYDMSQMHGVRLIPHGFSTGILLAASVQFLASREYGTLMEFSESQSPLVTKLVKGAPMFKGGYVNVSDKPGLGIELDEEIIEKYRVKISDLFK; encoded by the coding sequence ATGAAAATAATAGATATTGAAGTGATTATACTTCGGGTTCCAGAAATAGGAAAAACATGTACTTGGGGTGATGACGCAGTTATTGTAAAAGTACATACTGATTGTGGAATTACAGGAATAGGTGAAAGTGATTCATCACCACTGGTTATAAAGTCAATAATAGAGACTCCCAATTCAAATCTATATTGCTATGGGTTAAAGGAATTATTGATTGGTGAAAATCCACTGGAAATTGAAAAGTTATGGAATAAGATGTACTGGGCATCTAACTATATGGGAAGAAGAGGAGCAGGGATTCATGCAATCAGTGCAATAGATATAGCTCTTTGGGATATTGCAGGAAAATACTATGGTGTTCCGGTTCATACACTTTTAGGCGGGAAATATAGAGATGAAATAATGGCATACGGGACTTTTATTCCGTACAGTGATTTAGAAAAGAACAAAGAAGAGGCAAGGCGTCTTGTGGACAAGGGTTTCAAAAGTCTTAAGTTTGGTGGAGGAGTTTTCGGAGAAGATCCAGATACAGATTATAATATTGTTAAGGCTGTTAGAGATGAAATCGGAGGGGATATCGAACTTCAAATAGATCTAGCAACCAAGTGGAGAACATCAGGTCATGCTATCTATATGGCAAATAGATTAAAGGAATTCAATTTAAATTGGATAGAGGAACCTATCTTGGCTGATGATTCGAATGGATATGCAAAATTCTCTAGCTGTGTAGAAGCTAAACTAGCAGGAGGAGAAGCTCTGACTACCGTACATGAATTTAGAGAATTTTTAGACAAATATGATGCTGATATAGTTCAGCCGGATATCACCAGGTGTGGTGGTATCACTGAAATAAAAAAAATATATGATATGTCTCAAATGCATGGGGTAAGATTGATTCCTCATGGATTTAGTACTGGAATTTTACTTGCGGCTTCTGTACAATTTTTAGCTTCAAGAGAGTATGGAACATTGATGGAATTCTCTGAAAGTCAAAGTCCTTTAGTGACAAAATTGGTTAAAGGAGCTCCAATGTTTAAAGGTGGATATGTCAATGTCAGTGATAAACCAGGGCTTGGAATTGAACTTGATGAAGAAATAATTGAAAAATATAGGGTTAAGATTAGTGATTTATTTAAGTAA
- a CDS encoding UxaA family hydrolase — protein sequence MNRFSKKDEKDNVATALVDLGKNKVAHIYLSNGEHLINIQSNEMIPHGNKIALNDINNGDKIYKYGEVIGICTEDIKKGDLVHVHNVKSLTVDIPQEFKKEIMRQIKVIQKEGEVNEL from the coding sequence ATGAATAGATTTAGTAAAAAGGATGAAAAAGATAATGTTGCAACAGCATTAGTTGATTTAGGAAAAAATAAAGTAGCCCATATCTATCTATCTAATGGTGAACATTTGATAAATATACAGTCTAACGAAATGATACCCCATGGAAATAAAATTGCTCTAAATGATATTAATAATGGAGATAAAATTTATAAATATGGTGAAGTTATAGGGATATGTACAGAGGATATAAAAAAAGGAGACTTAGTACATGTACATAATGTAAAAAGTTTAACAGTAGATATTCCACAAGAATTTAAAAAAGAAATAATGAGACAAATTAAAGTTATACAAAAAGAAGGTGAAGTAAATGAACTTTAA
- a CDS encoding UxaA family hydrolase yields MNFKGYRREDGSIGIRNKTLIIVVDECCDGIARNISEKVKDSVVLTNSYTCMLGGNEETFNQMIAVGKNPNVGGVLVIAMGCGSILPEQIAEPIAKIGKPVDILTCQKNGGTRRTIEVGIQKLKTISDDINKTPRENVSIDELIVGVKCGGLDTSSGMASNPSAGNAIDKLIDAGAIGIGGELFELQGCQENLRRRAVSEEVFNKIDSLIEAEKLRWSVEGTNVETMSIGNSVGGLITIEEKSLGALYKMGTKPIKDILEINKDFIDKPKESGFYLSEATMLCGGAGVNFASLGAQMVLWTSGAAGFNNPIIPVIRISGNEDLFNADMDIDARGIMNGSDTVDNVGNNIIKKIIEVASGEKTQLEDLGSATLTLYQKDQRLDKLLGNCKNR; encoded by the coding sequence ATGAACTTTAAAGGATATAGAAGAGAAGATGGAAGTATCGGGATTAGAAATAAAACTCTGATTATAGTAGTAGATGAATGTTGTGATGGAATTGCCAGAAATATTTCAGAAAAAGTAAAAGATTCAGTAGTTTTGACTAATTCGTATACTTGTATGCTAGGTGGAAATGAAGAAACTTTTAACCAAATGATAGCAGTTGGAAAAAATCCAAATGTAGGAGGAGTTTTAGTTATTGCAATGGGGTGTGGAAGTATTTTACCTGAGCAAATCGCTGAGCCAATTGCTAAAATAGGTAAGCCTGTAGATATACTGACATGTCAAAAAAATGGTGGAACACGTAGAACAATTGAGGTAGGAATACAAAAATTAAAAACAATATCAGATGATATTAATAAAACTCCAAGAGAAAATGTTTCTATTGATGAATTGATAGTAGGTGTGAAGTGTGGTGGATTGGATACAAGTTCTGGAATGGCATCTAATCCTAGTGCAGGAAATGCTATTGATAAATTAATTGATGCAGGTGCCATAGGAATTGGTGGTGAATTGTTTGAACTTCAAGGGTGCCAGGAAAATCTAAGAAGGCGTGCTGTTTCTGAAGAAGTGTTTAATAAAATAGATTCACTGATTGAAGCTGAAAAGTTAAGATGGAGTGTAGAAGGAACAAATGTTGAAACAATGAGTATTGGTAATAGTGTAGGAGGACTTATTACTATTGAGGAAAAATCACTTGGTGCACTTTATAAAATGGGTACCAAACCAATAAAAGATATTTTAGAGATCAATAAAGATTTTATTGATAAACCGAAAGAGAGTGGATTTTATTTATCGGAAGCAACAATGTTATGTGGTGGAGCTGGGGTAAACTTTGCATCTTTAGGAGCTCAAATGGTTTTATGGACAAGTGGAGCTGCGGGATTTAACAATCCAATTATTCCCGTAATTCGTATAAGTGGAAATGAAGATCTATTCAACGCTGATATGGATATTGATGCTAGAGGAATAATGAATGGATCAGATACTGTTGATAATGTTGGTAATAATATAATTAAAAAAATTATTGAAGTTGCAAGTGGTGAAAAGACACAGTTAGAAGATCTAGGAAGTGCAACTCTGACGTTATATCAAAAAGATCAAAGATTAGATAAGCTATTGGGGAATTGTAAAAACAGATAA
- a CDS encoding porin family protein: MKKFFLFVLMVLSTVSFAQSGFYINPKIGVDIISGYERTYDENGKTLLDGKTKGLGKEIAIEGYKVLNEHIDLGLGVAYQVHADRKHFDYTGNVDTSGIQYSSVPVYVTGRYNFLFNSEAAPYLKTNLGYSFNFDSSDLEAKNTSTGHTEKTETDVDSGLYLGIGAGIEYKNYTMELMYAINKCKASAKGSDSKKRADYDRISLSVGYRFNF; this comes from the coding sequence ATGAAAAAATTCTTTTTATTCGTATTAATGGTCTTATCAACTGTATCATTTGCCCAGTCTGGTTTTTATATAAATCCAAAAATTGGTGTAGATATAATATCCGGGTATGAAAGAACTTATGATGAGAATGGAAAAACTCTCTTAGATGGCAAAACAAAAGGGTTGGGTAAAGAAATCGCAATAGAGGGATATAAAGTTTTAAATGAACATATAGATTTAGGTTTAGGTGTGGCTTATCAGGTTCATGCTGATAGAAAACATTTTGATTATACAGGTAATGTTGATACCTCAGGTATACAATACAGTTCTGTACCGGTATATGTAACCGGCAGATACAACTTTCTTTTCAACTCAGAAGCAGCCCCATATTTAAAGACCAATTTAGGATACTCATTCAATTTTGACTCTTCTGATTTAGAAGCTAAAAATACATCCACCGGCCATACAGAAAAAACCGAAACAGATGTAGATAGTGGTCTATACTTAGGGATAGGTGCCGGGATAGAATACAAAAATTACACTATGGAATTAATGTATGCAATTAATAAGTGTAAAGCCTCAGCTAAGGGCAGTGATTCAAAAAAAAGAGCTGACTATGATAGAATTTCCCTTTCAGTCGGTTATAGATTTAATTTCTAA